The Chroicocephalus ridibundus chromosome 27, bChrRid1.1, whole genome shotgun sequence genome has a segment encoding these proteins:
- the LOC134507728 gene encoding butyrophilin subfamily 1 member A1-like, which translates to MTQDPVLTTVKDCEVPLTISIEPSVVLVEDQVTLSCQVTDNVPSNTSVLWYKMEKGRDAPLCSSSSLGGVVEQCKDEDEWRIVGHWKGRALLLVIQQVQVADEGTYVCALNGSAVMQEATTRLGVTAIGYKPTVDRDVQEENMCRYTCKSKKWYPKPEVIWMNYGGDAVNVEAETNVTWSERDRFTVQSIITVSCDNLDVVCVVKLVKSKISRSGAMNEIIVPHSSSCTYKGRISGSYVKPKVMWINPQGEDVSLLAQTSILQETDNIFTIESSIELPCGQPPPSFVTTEGERRPQIAQQSENGNFIWIICLLVLIILPAVLERQIEKLLSQDRTTRHAEKGNPKEIAVLERQIEKLLSQDRTTRHAEKGNPKEIAVLERQIENLKKEIVDQRKEIEFRKARGNADDIKVDGNTAHPNLSIDADEKSFTYKSQAQKVTQTERSFDSSVCVLGSKGFSSGKHYWEVDVEKSNDWDLGVAGKSAPKKGTISLSPKEQFWALGLSFKNYWARTDPWTPLTVQKKPKKIGVYLDCEERMLTFFNVTDMSVMFTFKDCAFSEELYPFFKNSHKESTMRICSVREE; encoded by the exons ATGACTCAAGACCCTGTCCTCACTACTGTAAAGGACT GTGAAGTGCCTCTCACCATCAGCATTGAACCATCAGTTGTCCTTGTTGAAGATCAAGTGACTCTGTCCTGCCAGGTGACAGACAATGTCCCCTCTAACACCAGCGTGCTCTGGTACAAAATGGAAAAGGGGAGGGATGCTCCACTGTGCTCTTCCTCCAGCCTGGGTGGGGTGGTGGAGCAGTGCAAGGATGAAGATGAGTGGAGGATCGTGGGACACTGGAAGGGAAGAGCACTTCTTCTGGTCATCCAGCAAGTGCAAGTAGCAGATGAGGGGACATATGTTTGTGCACTGAATGGCAGTGCTGTCATGCAGGAGGCTACCACTCGCCTTGGTGTTACAG CAATTGGGTATAAGCCAACTGTGGACAGGGATGTGCAAGAGGAGAATATGTGTCGCTACACGTGTAAGTCAAAAAAGTGGTACCCAAAGCCTGAAGTCATTTGGATGAACTATGGAGGAGACGCAGTAAATGTGGAGGCTGAGACAAATGTAACCTGGAGTGAGAGAGACCGTTTCACGGTGCAAAGCATCATCACAGTGTCTTGTGATAACTTAGATGTGGTGTGTGTAGTCAAACTCGTCAAATCCAAGATAAGCCGATCAG GTGCCATGAATGAAATTATTGTACCACATTCAAGCAGTTGTACGTACAAGGGCAGAATAAGTGGTTCCTATGTAAAGCCCAAAGTGATGTGGATTAATCCCCAAGGAGAAGATGTATCTTTGCTGGCCCAGACAAGCATTCTACAGGAGACAGACAATATTTTTACAATAGAAAGTTCCATTGAGTTACCCTGTGGGCAACCACCACCTTCTTTTGTGACCACTGAGGGGGAACGCAGACCACAGATTGCTCAACAATCAG aaaatggaaaCTTCATCTGGATTATCTGCCTCCTTGTTCTCATTATTTTACCAG CAGTCCTCGAGAGGCAGATTG AGAAGCTCCTGTCACAAGACAGGACAACACGTCATGCAGAGAAGG GAAACCCAAAGGAGATTG CAGTCCTCGAGAGGCAGATTG AGAAGCTCCTGTCACAAGACAGGACAACACGTCATGCAGAGAAGG GAAACCCAAAGGAGATTG CAGTCCTCGAGAGGCAGATTG AGAACCTGAAGAAGGAGATTG TGGATCAGAGGAAAGAAATTG AGTTCAGAAAGGCTCGTGGCAATGCAG ACGACATCAAGGTTGATGGGAACACAGCCCATCCAAACTTGTCTATTGATGCGGATGAGAAGAGTTTTACGTATAAGTCACAGGCCCAGAAAGTGACTCAAACTGAAAGGAGTTTTGATTCATCTGTCTGTGTGCTGGGCTCAAAAGGTTTCTCCTCCGGGAAGCATTACTGGGAAGTGGATGTTGAAAAAAGCAATGACTGGGACCTGGGAGTAGCTGGAAAATCCGCTCCAAAGAAAGGAACAATATCTCTGTCACCTAAAGAACAATTCTGGGCTCTGGGcttaagttttaaaaattactggGCAAGAACTGATCCATGGACACCATTAACGGtgcagaaaaaacccaagaaaatcgGAGTCTACCTTGATTGTGAAGAGAGAATGTTGACTTTTTTCAATGTTACTGACATGTCTGTGATGTTCACGTTTAAAGACTGTGCTTTCTCAGAAGAATTGTATCCCTTCTTTAAAAACTCACACAAAGAATCAACCATGAGAATTTGTTCAGTTAgagaggaataa